Proteins encoded by one window of Hyphomicrobium nitrativorans NL23:
- a CDS encoding ComF family protein, whose translation MSEHGLDEDADLRGALQPQAGLFRRALARLSDIVMPPVCLVCRTPIGGHDALCAACWREVDFIRPPVCDRLGLPMPFDITPFGADGPMISAAAAADPPPYGRARAVAAYTGGMRALIHGLKFHDRHDVRRLLGRWLVEAGGEVIEDADLIVPVPLARRRLLLRRFNQAATLSQEIARLTGLRYEPMALARTRATASQVGLSRAARRRNVSGAFAVPRRYAARVAGANILLVDDVITTGSTVGACARTLLRAGAARVDVLALALVTDHATVPS comes from the coding sequence ATGTCCGAGCACGGCCTGGACGAAGACGCGGATCTGAGAGGCGCGTTGCAGCCTCAAGCGGGCCTCTTCCGCCGCGCGCTCGCCCGCCTTTCGGACATCGTCATGCCGCCGGTCTGCCTCGTCTGCCGCACGCCGATCGGCGGGCACGATGCGCTCTGCGCCGCTTGCTGGCGCGAGGTGGATTTTATCCGCCCGCCCGTCTGCGACCGCCTGGGCCTGCCCATGCCATTCGACATCACGCCGTTCGGCGCCGATGGTCCGATGATCTCGGCCGCCGCGGCAGCCGATCCTCCGCCTTACGGCCGCGCCCGCGCCGTCGCCGCCTATACGGGCGGGATGCGCGCCCTGATCCACGGGCTCAAGTTTCACGACCGCCATGACGTCCGGCGTTTGCTCGGCCGCTGGCTGGTGGAAGCGGGCGGGGAAGTGATCGAGGATGCCGATCTGATCGTGCCGGTTCCGCTGGCGCGCCGGCGGCTTTTGCTGCGTCGTTTCAATCAGGCCGCGACGCTGAGCCAGGAGATCGCCCGCTTGACCGGGCTCCGCTACGAGCCCATGGCGCTTGCTCGCACGAGAGCCACGGCGAGCCAGGTGGGACTGTCGCGCGCCGCCCGCCGCCGCAACGTTTCCGGGGCTTTCGCGGTCCCTCGCCGCTACGCGGCTCGTGTCGCGGGCGCCAACATCCTGCTGGTCGACGATGTCATCACGACGGGCTCGACGGTCGGCGCATGTGCGCGGACGCTTCTGCGGGCGGGCGCCGCGCGGGTTGACGTCTTGGCGTTGGCGCTCGTGACCGATCATGCGACCGTTCCCTCCTGA
- a CDS encoding glycosyltransferase family 4 protein encodes MKIAHLTSVHARYDTRIFLKQCRSLAAAGHDVTLIVADGVGDETRDGVRILDVGRPGGRLSRALTTTRRVLTQAIAANCDVYHFHDPELMLAGKVLKRRGKRVIYDAHEDLPQDILSKPYIPVALRRPISSGARLLERTVCRHFDHVVAATPTIRDKFAAMGVPATDIKNYPILGELDDGASWTAKNKIVCYVGGLSAARGIHDTIAAMTYCQSDVRLALAGDFVGTGTKEIVQSSPGWGKTDHLGFLSRTGIRDVLSRSIAGLVTLHPTPAYLTSLPIKMFEYMSAGVPVIASDFPLWRDLVEENACGICVNPLDPTAIAVAIDRLVNDPAEARRMGDNGRQAVLGRYNWEIEQARLVALYADLRAPS; translated from the coding sequence TTGAAGATCGCCCATCTGACATCGGTGCACGCCCGTTACGACACGCGGATTTTTCTCAAACAGTGCCGCTCGCTCGCGGCTGCCGGGCACGACGTGACGCTGATCGTTGCGGACGGTGTGGGCGACGAAACGCGCGATGGGGTTCGTATTCTCGATGTCGGCAGGCCAGGCGGCAGGCTGAGCAGAGCGCTCACGACCACGCGGCGCGTGCTCACGCAGGCCATCGCCGCCAACTGCGATGTCTATCACTTTCACGATCCTGAACTGATGCTGGCAGGCAAAGTTCTGAAGCGCCGAGGCAAGCGCGTGATCTACGATGCGCATGAAGATCTCCCGCAGGATATTCTCTCGAAACCCTACATCCCAGTCGCGCTGCGCCGACCCATTTCATCAGGCGCGCGACTGTTGGAGCGCACCGTCTGCCGCCACTTCGACCACGTCGTCGCGGCGACGCCGACCATCCGCGACAAGTTCGCCGCGATGGGTGTGCCCGCAACCGACATCAAGAACTATCCGATCCTCGGTGAACTCGACGACGGCGCATCCTGGACGGCTAAGAACAAGATCGTCTGCTATGTCGGCGGCCTCTCCGCCGCCCGAGGCATTCATGACACCATCGCCGCGATGACCTATTGCCAATCCGACGTTCGCCTCGCGCTGGCAGGAGACTTCGTCGGCACCGGCACGAAGGAGATTGTCCAATCTTCGCCTGGCTGGGGAAAGACGGATCATCTAGGCTTTCTTTCGCGCACGGGAATCCGGGATGTGCTTTCGCGCTCGATTGCGGGCCTCGTGACCTTGCATCCGACACCCGCCTATCTCACCTCGCTGCCAATCAAGATGTTCGAATACATGTCGGCTGGCGTGCCGGTGATTGCGTCCGATTTTCCGCTCTGGCGGGATCTCGTCGAAGAAAACGCCTGCGGCATCTGCGTGAACCCTCTCGATCCTACAGCGATCGCTGTTGCCATCGACCGCTTGGTCAACGATCCGGCAGAGGCGCGGCGCATGGGCGACAACGGCCGCCAAGCGGTCCTTGGCCGCTATAATTGGGAGATCGAGCAGGCACGGCTTGTTGCCCTCTATGCCGACTTGCGCGCCCCAAGCTGA
- a CDS encoding DUF1178 family protein, with the protein MIKFTLQCRDGHEFEGWFRNGAAYEAQVAAAQIACPHCGSHSIDKAIMAPAVARRGADVAASPNTSTAHQSDDPANAPLHALHRRLRELRDEIHSKAEYVGGKFAEEARRIHFEESPPRGIYGEASSDEARELAEDGIPFLPVPRLPEDLN; encoded by the coding sequence ATGATCAAGTTCACCCTGCAGTGCCGCGACGGCCACGAGTTCGAGGGTTGGTTTCGGAACGGCGCCGCGTATGAGGCGCAAGTCGCTGCCGCGCAGATTGCTTGCCCTCACTGCGGCAGCCACAGCATCGACAAGGCGATCATGGCGCCGGCCGTTGCACGCCGTGGCGCGGACGTTGCGGCATCTCCGAACACGAGCACCGCGCACCAGAGCGATGATCCCGCCAACGCGCCGCTTCACGCCCTTCACCGGCGACTGCGCGAACTCCGCGACGAGATTCATTCCAAAGCGGAATACGTCGGCGGCAAGTTCGCGGAGGAGGCGCGGCGTATCCACTTCGAGGAAAGCCCGCCGCGTGGCATTTACGGCGAAGCCTCCTCCGATGAAGCGCGCGAGCTTGCGGAGGATGGCATCCCATTTTTGCCCGTCCCGCGCCTGCCGGAAGACTTGAACTGA
- a CDS encoding protein-glutamate methylesterase/protein-glutamine glutaminase, which translates to MSPPLIRVLVVDDSPFMRSVLPPKIEADPRFKVVGTAIDGRDAIEKTLALSPDVVTLDIDMPVMNGIDALKEIVSRSSASVIMLSARTEQGASITLEALDLGAIDFIPKSRGLERIHEKLSAAVEARKHRIRTPATGAKPAAAVRTPLPPRTACGGRVSAKICIVGSSTGGPQALQSVISQLPEALPVPIVVAQHMPPNFTKALAQRLNDTCKPKVVEAEDGMTLTKGTIYIAPGGMQTRVTGSEIKVRPDQGESLYKPSVDVLAESARSAFGKNVLGVMLTGMGADGAAEFAKLHKLGAYNISQDQASCVVYGMPRSLVEAGGSDEVLPLDQIGGRIRSALGC; encoded by the coding sequence ATGTCCCCCCCGCTCATCCGTGTGCTCGTCGTCGACGACTCGCCCTTCATGAGAAGCGTGCTGCCACCGAAAATCGAGGCCGATCCGCGCTTCAAGGTTGTCGGCACCGCCATCGATGGCCGCGATGCGATCGAGAAGACGCTCGCGCTCTCTCCCGATGTCGTTACGCTCGACATCGACATGCCGGTGATGAACGGCATCGATGCGCTCAAGGAAATCGTGAGCCGGAGCAGCGCTTCCGTCATCATGCTTTCCGCGCGTACGGAACAGGGCGCCTCCATCACGCTCGAAGCGCTCGACCTTGGGGCGATCGATTTCATCCCCAAATCTCGCGGTCTCGAACGTATTCACGAGAAGCTTTCGGCTGCCGTCGAGGCGCGTAAGCATCGCATCCGGACACCTGCCACCGGAGCGAAGCCGGCAGCGGCGGTCCGCACACCGCTTCCGCCACGGACGGCGTGCGGCGGACGCGTCAGCGCAAAGATCTGCATCGTCGGCTCCAGCACCGGCGGACCGCAGGCGCTGCAGAGCGTCATTTCGCAGCTTCCCGAAGCGCTCCCCGTGCCCATCGTCGTGGCACAGCATATGCCGCCGAATTTCACGAAGGCTCTTGCCCAGCGCCTCAACGACACCTGCAAGCCGAAGGTGGTCGAGGCCGAAGACGGTATGACGTTGACAAAGGGCACAATCTACATCGCGCCCGGCGGAATGCAGACGCGCGTGACGGGCTCCGAGATCAAGGTGCGGCCGGACCAGGGCGAAAGTCTCTACAAACCTTCGGTGGACGTGCTGGCGGAAAGCGCGCGATCCGCGTTCGGGAAGAACGTGCTCGGCGTCATGCTGACGGGAATGGGGGCCGACGGCGCAGCCGAGTTCGCCAAGTTGCACAAGCTCGGCGCCTACAACATCTCGCAGGATCAAGCCAGCTGCGTGGTTTACGGAATGCCCCGCTCGCTTGTGGAGGCGGGCGGCTCCGACGAGGTGCTGCCGCTCGATCAGATCGGCGGGCGTATCCGCTCGGCGCTTGGCTGTTGA
- a CDS encoding NAD-dependent epimerase, which translates to MNTPIIVTGAAGFIGFHVARRLLDRGTPVVGIDNLNDYYDPALKEARLALLSASPTFSFHRLDLAAREDTANLFAAVQPQVVIHLAAQAGVRYSLEHPETYIDANLVGFGNVLEGCRRNGVRHLVYASSSSVYGANTQMPFSVHDNVDHPVSLYAATKKANELMAHCYSHLYGLATTGLRFFTVYGPWGRPDMALFRFTRAILADEPIEVYNNGQMRRDFTYVDDVAEGVLRTADRFAAPNPEWSGDAPDPGSSSAPFRIYNIGNTEPVELLRMIEILEAALGKEAKKTWLPMQAGDVPATWADVDDLVRDTGYRPATPLKEGIESFVAWYREYYR; encoded by the coding sequence GTGAATACACCGATCATCGTCACCGGGGCCGCAGGCTTCATCGGCTTTCATGTGGCGCGCCGGCTGCTCGACCGAGGAACGCCCGTTGTCGGCATCGACAATCTCAATGACTATTACGATCCGGCTCTGAAGGAGGCTCGGCTCGCTCTTTTGAGCGCCTCTCCCACCTTCTCGTTCCACCGCCTGGATCTCGCGGCCCGAGAGGATACCGCAAACCTCTTCGCAGCCGTGCAACCGCAGGTCGTCATCCACCTCGCCGCACAGGCTGGCGTGCGTTACTCGCTCGAACATCCCGAGACCTACATCGACGCCAATCTGGTTGGCTTCGGCAACGTTCTCGAAGGATGCCGCCGCAACGGTGTGCGCCATCTCGTCTACGCCTCGTCAAGCTCGGTCTATGGCGCCAATACGCAGATGCCGTTTTCCGTGCATGACAACGTCGACCACCCCGTCAGTCTTTATGCAGCGACGAAGAAGGCCAACGAGTTGATGGCGCATTGCTACAGCCATCTCTATGGACTGGCGACGACGGGGCTTCGCTTCTTTACGGTTTACGGACCCTGGGGGCGTCCGGACATGGCACTTTTCAGGTTCACGCGCGCTATTCTCGCGGACGAGCCCATCGAAGTTTACAACAACGGCCAGATGCGTCGCGACTTCACGTATGTCGACGATGTCGCCGAAGGCGTGTTACGCACCGCCGATCGCTTCGCAGCGCCCAATCCGGAATGGAGCGGAGACGCACCGGATCCCGGCAGCAGCAGCGCGCCCTTCCGGATTTACAACATCGGAAATACGGAACCGGTCGAGCTGCTCAGGATGATCGAGATCCTTGAAGCCGCACTCGGCAAAGAGGCCAAGAAAACGTGGCTTCCGATGCAAGCCGGCGACGTGCCTGCCACGTGGGCCGATGTGGACGACCTCGTCCGCGACACGGGCTACCGCCCGGCGACACCGCTGAAGGAAGGGATCGAGTCCTTCGTCGCGTGGTACCGGGAGTATTATCGCTAA
- a CDS encoding KpsF/GutQ family sugar-phosphate isomerase translates to MRPEHVAEALERARNIVDQEIDALNLLRESFNDDMIKAVALIQGCAGRLVVTGVGKSGHIGTKLAATFASTGTPSFFLHAAEASHGDLGMITGQDVVLAISNSGMTKELFPVAEFCAANGAKLICMTSNENSRLAKQADICLRLPKVKEVCPNNLAPTSSAIITLAAGHVLAVLLMEQRSFLDADFGKLHPGGRLGLLLSSVRRYTDEFKDAVPIVHPNELMGHVVIRLAEGQRGCVVVTEPETNRLVGLITEGDLRRAFSPDMFSKTAQAIMTTRPLTVSVDDLMSTAVSLMKERRIANIVVVDDETVVDVLHTKDLMQRGYM, encoded by the coding sequence ATGCGTCCAGAACACGTAGCCGAAGCTCTTGAGCGGGCTCGCAATATCGTCGATCAGGAGATCGACGCGCTGAACCTGCTACGCGAAAGCTTCAACGACGACATGATCAAGGCCGTGGCGCTGATCCAGGGCTGTGCGGGCCGGCTCGTCGTGACGGGCGTCGGCAAATCCGGTCACATCGGCACCAAGCTCGCAGCCACGTTCGCATCCACCGGGACTCCGTCGTTCTTCCTGCACGCGGCAGAGGCCTCGCACGGCGACCTCGGCATGATCACGGGGCAGGACGTGGTTCTGGCAATTTCGAACTCCGGCATGACCAAGGAGCTGTTTCCGGTCGCCGAGTTCTGTGCAGCGAATGGCGCCAAGCTCATCTGCATGACGTCCAACGAGAACAGCCGGCTCGCCAAGCAGGCGGACATCTGCCTCAGGCTGCCGAAGGTCAAAGAGGTCTGCCCCAATAACCTCGCACCGACATCGTCCGCCATCATCACGCTTGCAGCGGGACATGTCCTTGCCGTGCTGCTGATGGAGCAGCGCTCGTTCCTGGATGCGGACTTCGGAAAGCTGCACCCTGGCGGGCGCCTCGGACTTCTGCTCTCTTCGGTGCGCCGTTACACCGACGAATTCAAGGACGCGGTGCCGATCGTTCATCCCAACGAGTTGATGGGACATGTCGTCATTCGCCTCGCTGAGGGTCAACGCGGCTGTGTCGTGGTGACGGAACCCGAGACCAACCGCCTCGTGGGCCTCATTACAGAAGGCGATCTCAGGCGCGCGTTCTCGCCCGACATGTTTTCCAAGACGGCGCAGGCCATCATGACAACGCGCCCGCTCACCGTCAGCGTCGACGATCTCATGAGCACCGCCGTCTCGCTCATGAAGGAGCGGCGGATCGCCAACATCGTCGTGGTGGACGACGAGACGGTTGTCGACGTGCTGCACACAAAGGATCTGATGCAGCGCGGCTATATGTGA
- a CDS encoding GNAT family N-acetyltransferase: protein MRVELERGLWRPAAEADLAAIVAIADVVHVNYPEEDAVIAERLRLYPAGCALLELDGKPAGYALTHPWRYAEPPSLNMRLQAIPERATTYYIHDLALLPETRGSGAGSAMADAILAHARDSGYANASLVAVNSSVPFWSRFGFEVVSELALAAKLLTYDADARFMVRTLPS from the coding sequence ATGCGGGTCGAACTCGAACGTGGTCTCTGGCGTCCCGCGGCGGAAGCGGACCTTGCCGCCATCGTCGCCATCGCCGACGTCGTGCACGTCAATTACCCCGAAGAGGACGCCGTAATTGCGGAGCGGCTTCGGCTCTACCCGGCAGGTTGCGCGCTATTGGAGTTGGACGGCAAGCCGGCGGGCTATGCGCTCACGCATCCGTGGCGTTATGCCGAGCCGCCGTCGCTCAACATGCGATTGCAGGCCATTCCTGAGCGCGCGACCACCTACTACATCCACGATCTGGCCCTGTTGCCAGAAACACGAGGCTCGGGCGCGGGCAGTGCGATGGCGGATGCAATTCTCGCGCACGCGCGCGACAGTGGATACGCGAACGCGTCATTGGTTGCGGTCAACAGCTCGGTGCCGTTCTGGAGCCGTTTTGGCTTCGAGGTCGTATCCGAACTCGCGCTCGCGGCGAAGCTCCTCACTTACGACGCCGACGCGCGCTTCATGGTGCGGACGCTGCCTTCCTGA
- the grxC gene encoding glutaredoxin 3, protein MAKVTIYTTSLCPYCHMAKELLREKSVTFEEIDVTGRAELRAEMRDKAGGRNTVPQIWIGDRHVGGCDDLMCLDRSGKLDPLLSASA, encoded by the coding sequence ATGGCGAAAGTCACCATCTACACGACGTCACTTTGCCCCTACTGCCACATGGCAAAGGAGCTGTTGCGCGAAAAGAGCGTGACGTTCGAGGAAATAGACGTGACGGGTAGGGCGGAGCTGCGCGCTGAGATGCGCGACAAAGCCGGAGGCCGCAACACCGTCCCTCAGATCTGGATTGGAGACCGCCACGTCGGTGGCTGCGACGACCTGATGTGCCTCGATCGCAGCGGCAAGCTCGATCCTCTCTTGAGCGCGAGCGCGTAG
- the mutT gene encoding 8-oxo-dGTP diphosphatase MutT gives MTKPILLVAAAALVDTDNRVLLSKRPEGKQLAGLWEFPGGKVDPGETPEEALIRELDEELGIEVCDTCLAPFTFASHAYREFHLLMPLFLCRNWEGDVIPREGQEIAWVRAKRLADYPMPPADAPLVPWLRDLLG, from the coding sequence ATGACGAAGCCCATCCTCCTGGTGGCCGCCGCCGCGCTGGTCGATACCGACAATCGCGTGTTGCTGTCCAAACGCCCCGAGGGCAAGCAACTCGCCGGTCTCTGGGAGTTTCCTGGCGGCAAGGTGGACCCCGGAGAGACGCCGGAAGAGGCGTTGATCCGCGAACTCGACGAGGAACTGGGCATCGAAGTCTGCGACACGTGCCTCGCGCCGTTTACCTTCGCGAGCCATGCTTATCGTGAGTTCCATCTTTTGATGCCGCTCTTCCTGTGCCGGAACTGGGAAGGCGACGTGATCCCGCGTGAGGGCCAGGAAATCGCCTGGGTGCGCGCCAAGCGCCTCGCGGATTATCCGATGCCGCCCGCCGACGCGCCGCTCGTTCCCTGGCTGCGCGATCTCCTCGGATAG
- a CDS encoding methyltransferase domain-containing protein has protein sequence MSAAPPLFDIALLTSRRERAVASASAHDFLLKRVAEDLAERLAIVQRRFPVAVDLGAHHGVLGREIGRLPSVEILISADPSAGLLSAAPGHHVVARLDMLPFGDASLDLVVSGLALQFVDDLPGTLVQIRRALKPDGLLLAALLGGRTLTELREAWLAAEAELLGGASPRVAPFADVRDLGGLLQRAGFALPVADSDIVTVTYETPLALMRDLKGMGASNMLVERRRTPVTRGLMLRASEIYTERFGIEGGRVPATFEILTLTAWAPHESQQQPLKPGSAKARLADALGVRERKL, from the coding sequence ATGTCCGCCGCCCCGCCCCTTTTCGACATCGCGCTTCTGACGTCGCGACGCGAACGTGCCGTTGCGTCCGCCAGCGCTCACGATTTCCTGCTCAAACGGGTCGCGGAGGATCTCGCCGAGAGACTTGCCATCGTGCAGCGCCGTTTCCCCGTCGCGGTCGATCTCGGCGCGCATCATGGCGTGCTCGGGCGCGAGATCGGACGCCTCCCTTCCGTCGAAATCCTGATTTCCGCCGATCCTTCGGCTGGCCTGCTCAGCGCGGCACCGGGACATCACGTGGTCGCCCGGCTCGACATGCTGCCGTTCGGGGATGCGTCGCTCGATCTCGTCGTCTCGGGGCTCGCGTTGCAGTTCGTCGACGATCTTCCCGGAACGCTCGTGCAGATCCGCCGTGCGCTCAAACCCGACGGCCTTCTGCTCGCGGCCCTGCTCGGAGGCCGCACGTTGACAGAGCTGCGCGAAGCGTGGCTCGCGGCCGAAGCGGAACTGCTGGGCGGAGCCTCGCCGCGCGTTGCACCGTTTGCGGACGTTCGGGACCTGGGCGGGCTGCTTCAGCGCGCGGGCTTTGCGCTGCCGGTCGCCGATTCCGACATCGTGACCGTCACCTACGAAACGCCGCTTGCGCTGATGCGCGATCTCAAGGGAATGGGCGCGTCGAACATGCTCGTCGAGCGGCGGCGAACGCCGGTGACGCGCGGCCTCATGCTGCGCGCGTCCGAAATCTATACCGAGCGGTTCGGGATCGAAGGCGGGCGCGTGCCCGCCACGTTCGAGATCCTGACGCTAACCGCGTGGGCCCCGCACGAAAGCCAGCAGCAGCCTCTGAAGCCCGGCTCCGCCAAGGCACGGCTTGCGGATGCGCTCGGCGTGCGCGAGCGGAAGCTTTAA
- a CDS encoding response regulator — MSANDMPVLVVDDYSTMVRIIKKLLKQIGFENVDDAASGEAALQKIKAKEYGLIISDWNMEPMTGYELLKAVRADPAMSKTPFILVTAESKQDNINAAKSAGVSGYIIKPFNEKVLKEKIDAALAAPVAA; from the coding sequence ATGAGCGCGAATGACATGCCTGTACTCGTCGTCGACGATTACAGCACCATGGTTCGGATCATTAAGAAGCTTCTGAAGCAGATCGGCTTCGAGAACGTGGACGATGCCGCCAGCGGCGAGGCTGCGCTTCAAAAGATCAAGGCCAAGGAATACGGCCTCATCATTTCGGACTGGAACATGGAGCCGATGACCGGCTACGAGCTTCTCAAGGCTGTGCGGGCCGACCCCGCCATGAGCAAGACACCGTTCATTCTGGTCACCGCGGAATCCAAGCAGGACAACATCAACGCCGCCAAGAGCGCGGGCGTGAGCGGCTACATCATCAAGCCGTTCAATGAGAAAGTCCTCAAAGAGAAGATCGACGCGGCGTTGGCTGCGCCCGTCGCGGCCTGA
- a CDS encoding response regulator transcription factor — MTVLETTTRKAPPKRREMLTRRERDCLILTGHGHSEKEVALALDISPNTVRVHIENIKRKLGASNKSHALILALLTGEAELKDFDEKVAADAPH, encoded by the coding sequence GTGACGGTACTTGAGACGACAACTCGAAAAGCGCCGCCGAAGCGCCGCGAGATGCTCACGCGGCGCGAGCGTGACTGCCTCATCCTCACAGGTCACGGGCACTCCGAAAAGGAGGTTGCTCTTGCACTCGACATCAGCCCGAACACGGTCCGCGTCCATATCGAGAACATCAAGCGCAAGCTGGGCGCGTCCAACAAGAGCCACGCACTCATACTCGCGCTGCTGACCGGCGAAGCGGAACTCAAGGATTTCGACGAGAAGGTCGCGGCGGACGCGCCGCACTGA
- a CDS encoding carbon-nitrogen hydrolase family protein codes for MSRGPSNSFRAGLVQMCAGRDVAHNISDATALIREAVSGGADYVQTPETTNLMELDRARLFAAAEPEHANAALQRFSDLARELSIWLHLGSLVVKVSEEKLANRAYVISPAGDVTARYDKIHMFDVDLPNGEKYRESANYEPGSQAVVAGLPWGGLGLSICYDLRFPNLYRTLAHAGAVMLAVPAAFTRLTGEAHWVTLLRARAIEAQCFVMAAAQGGLHEHGRETFGHSLIVAPWGEVLAEGGVHPSVIFADIDLSRIADVRSRVPSLRHDRTFDVIHAGNVAAESAS; via the coding sequence ATGTCGCGCGGTCCCTCGAATTCGTTTCGTGCCGGTCTCGTGCAGATGTGCGCGGGCCGAGACGTCGCCCACAACATAAGCGATGCAACTGCGCTCATTCGCGAGGCGGTAAGCGGCGGCGCCGATTACGTGCAGACGCCCGAGACCACGAACCTGATGGAGCTCGACCGCGCGCGCCTCTTCGCCGCCGCCGAGCCCGAGCACGCGAACGCCGCGCTTCAGCGGTTCTCGGACCTCGCTCGCGAGCTGTCGATCTGGCTGCATCTGGGCTCGCTTGTCGTGAAGGTGAGCGAAGAAAAGCTCGCCAATCGCGCCTACGTCATCTCGCCAGCGGGAGACGTTACGGCGCGCTACGATAAAATTCATATGTTCGACGTCGATCTGCCCAACGGCGAGAAGTACCGCGAAAGCGCGAACTATGAGCCGGGCAGCCAAGCCGTTGTCGCCGGTCTGCCCTGGGGCGGGCTTGGTCTCTCCATCTGCTACGATCTGCGCTTCCCAAACCTCTATAGGACTCTCGCCCACGCGGGCGCGGTGATGCTTGCCGTCCCGGCAGCCTTCACGCGCCTCACCGGCGAAGCGCACTGGGTAACGCTGCTGCGCGCGCGCGCCATCGAGGCGCAGTGTTTCGTGATGGCGGCCGCTCAAGGCGGGTTGCATGAGCACGGTCGCGAAACCTTCGGCCACAGCCTCATCGTTGCGCCGTGGGGCGAGGTTCTCGCCGAGGGCGGCGTTCACCCCTCGGTCATATTTGCGGACATAGATTTGAGCCGGATCGCGGATGTTCGGTCCCGCGTGCCGTCGTTGCGGCATGACAGGACATTCGACGTCATCCATGCCGGCAACGTTGCCGCGGAGTCCGCGTCATGA
- a CDS encoding class I SAM-dependent methyltransferase: MSAQTANLDEQNIAFWNELCGSNQARVLGIADASPASLKKFDDWFLSFYPYLFLHIPFEELKGKDVLEVGLGYGTIAQRLAESGARYTGLDIASGPVEMANFRIRQAGLEGQAVQGSVLKAPFPDESFDMIVTIGCLHHTGNLQRALDECYRLLRPDGKLMVMLYYAYSYRRWEQARSETLRYWFRERFGYVGPVKPLSDAEKWDYDHNEKGQAAPHTDFVSVRSLRKMTSKFSSFSYRRENINTEPPFQKWSSRRELLKTKYPGIVGLEIYATLTK; the protein is encoded by the coding sequence ATGTCCGCCCAAACAGCCAACCTAGACGAGCAGAATATTGCGTTTTGGAACGAGCTGTGCGGGTCTAACCAAGCGCGGGTGCTCGGAATTGCAGATGCCTCGCCGGCTTCGCTGAAAAAGTTCGATGACTGGTTCCTGTCCTTTTATCCCTACCTCTTCCTGCATATCCCGTTCGAAGAGCTGAAGGGAAAAGACGTTCTTGAGGTCGGGCTTGGCTACGGGACGATCGCCCAGCGACTTGCGGAGAGCGGTGCCCGTTATACCGGACTAGACATTGCCTCTGGTCCGGTTGAAATGGCCAACTTCCGCATCCGCCAAGCCGGTTTGGAGGGGCAAGCAGTTCAAGGTAGCGTATTAAAGGCGCCGTTCCCCGACGAGAGCTTTGACATGATCGTGACAATTGGATGTCTCCATCACACTGGAAATCTCCAGCGCGCCCTCGACGAGTGCTACCGACTCCTTCGTCCGGACGGGAAGCTTATGGTTATGCTCTATTATGCGTACTCTTACCGTCGTTGGGAGCAAGCAAGGTCCGAAACGCTACGTTATTGGTTCCGGGAGCGGTTTGGATATGTCGGGCCGGTCAAGCCTTTGAGCGACGCCGAAAAGTGGGATTACGACCACAACGAAAAGGGACAAGCTGCACCCCATACAGATTTCGTATCGGTCCGTTCGCTCCGAAAGATGACGTCAAAGTTCTCCTCTTTCTCGTATCGGCGCGAAAATATCAATACTGAGCCGCCATTCCAGAAGTGGTCGAGCCGCCGCGAACTGTTGAAGACCAAGTATCCTGGGATTGTTGGTTTGGAAATTTACGCGACCCTCACAAAATGA